Genomic DNA from Candidatus Melainabacteria bacterium:
TAAAAAGAATTCCTTTAACTAAATTTGAAAGACAAAACAGAGCAACAAGAGGCAAGGGTGGAATTAAGACCAGGGAAGAAGATGCAGTTGAACATTTTCTTATAGCAAACATGCATGATACTCTGCTTTTCTTTACTCAAGGAGGATCTGTCTTCAGCTCGAAAGTTTATGATGTTGTTGAAGGCAGTATGCAACATAAAGGTCAAGCAATGTATAACTTAATTTCAATTAGCCAAGAAGATAAAGTTACAGCAATATATGCACCAAGTGAATTCAAGCAAGATAATTACTTTGTAATGTTAACAAAACAAGGCATAGTAAAAAAGATTTCAATGGACAATTTTGAAAGTGTTAGAAGATCTGGAATTGTAGCTATGAACCTTGATGAAGGTGATCAATTAGGATGGGTTAGAAGAAGTTATGGGAAAGATCATATTATTATTGGTACTTATGATGGAATGGTTTTAAGGTTTAATGAAGAAGACTTAAGGCCTTTAGGTAGAACAGCAAGAGGTGTTAGAGCAATTAATTTACGTGAAGGTGATTATGTAGTTGGCTTTGATACATTTGCTGCAGATTCAAAAGATCAAGTATTATTAGTTACTACAGATGGTTTTGGGAAAAGAGTTGAACTAGAAGAATTTAGAACTCAAAATAGAGCAGGAGTAGGACTAATAGGAACTAAGTTCAAATCTGAATCAAGTCATTTAGCTTCATTAGATGTTGTCAAAGAAACAGATGAAGTTATTATTGCATCAGCTCATGGAGTAGTATTACGTGCAAAGGTTTCAGACATAAGTTGTCAAAGTAGAATGGCAACAGGAGTAAGATTACAAAAGCTAGATGAGGAAGACTATGTTGCTTCAGTAACAAAACATACAGAAGAAGAAAGTAAAGTTAGTGAAGATACAGAACCTGTTGAGACAAAGTAAATAATGAGTAAAGATTTAGCAAAAACTTTTGATCAAAGTATTTTATATCCTGAAGTAGTTTCACAAGAAGAAATAAGAAAAGTTGTTTCAGATGCAATGAAATTTAATTTTAGAGGAGTAGTAGTTCATCCATGCAACATAAAGTTTGTTAAAAATTTATTAGAAAATTACTCTATCCTAACAATTTCAGTCTGTGACTTTCCTCATGGTAAGGGCTTAACTAAAAGCAGAGTTAAAGACGTAAAAGAGATTTTAAAACTTGGGGCTGATGAAATTGATATTGTTGCAAATTATCAATTTTTAAAAGAAGGAAATATCAGAGATTTTAAAAAAGATTTAAAAGCAGTTACTAAAGTAATGGAAGGTAAAACTTTAAAAATTATTTTAGAAGTAGATCTCTTAAGTGAAAAACAAATCAGGACAGCTATTCAAGTAATAAGTAAAATTGCAAATGAAGAAAATGCTAAGCTTGTTATTAAGACAAAGACTGGTTTTGCAGGAGACAAAGTCTCAAATATTAGTGTTGTAAATCTAATTAAAAACACATTAGATGAGTTAAGTCAATACGGTGAAGATAAAATTAGAATTAAAGCTTCAGGTGGAATTAGAACTCGTGAAGAAGCAATTCAACTCTTAGAAGAAGGGGCTCATATTTTAGGGGTTAGTAAAGGAACAGATATTCTGACGGCTTTGTAAGAAGGCTTTGCAGAATTTTATTTCCCAGCCTCCATCGTTTTCAACTTTTTAAAAATATAGGACTTACGGTGAGTAAAAGGTCAATTATTTAAAATAGTCAGCAATTAAGAGTTAAAATACATAAATAAATATTCAACTCATGGAACAGATTTAAGTGAAATAACGGCCAAGTTAAGTTGAAAGGACTTAATTTTA
This window encodes:
- the deoC gene encoding deoxyribose-phosphate aldolase; translation: MSKDLAKTFDQSILYPEVVSQEEIRKVVSDAMKFNFRGVVVHPCNIKFVKNLLENYSILTISVCDFPHGKGLTKSRVKDVKEILKLGADEIDIVANYQFLKEGNIRDFKKDLKAVTKVMEGKTLKIILEVDLLSEKQIRTAIQVISKIANEENAKLVIKTKTGFAGDKVSNISVVNLIKNTLDELSQYGEDKIRIKASGGIRTREEAIQLLEEGAHILGVSKGTDILTAL